The Candidatus Eisenbacteria bacterium genome has a segment encoding these proteins:
- a CDS encoding T9SS type A sorting domain-containing protein encodes MHRHLRSIPITRLAALAIATLPLLAVLHAAPASAKRAPVRDEKSAALTARKASMREAEALEPMKVEGAIQRRFGAESGLLRRYWRHSAPVAQARNIAPQLAAREFLLANAGSIGFTPDQIERDLVLAYEKGSPSGTHLRWNQTFNGVPVYRSEIVVKVAPSGEISSVHNNLVMGLDLATKPTLGKAEALARAIDAVQPTGKPLGEFQAELAIVNFASRPRLVYRVSVPVEAPMGDWVVSVDAQSGSIVGVEDQMVYATGTGQVFDPDPETKLNNPSLPDNADADTGIPFPGAYDIRTLLDITNTAGTYSLSGPFARIIEFESPVVTPYTATHPDSFRFQRSAQAFEDVMDYYQLDNYQRYIQSLGFTNINNRVQEMDTHGLSGADNSHYIPSNKRIAFGEGGVDDAEDTDIVVHEYGHSIQDNIVPGWGGGQEGAMGEGFGDYIAGSYSRDLFPLYQPNFVFNWDGHNEFWDGRLLIDPTLHYPENCCGEVHDSGTLWCSGLTDAWQILGRTVMDRVVFDHHFALGTSATMADAAQQIIQSDFDLYGGTHVGTLVTVFDTWGFVNAEDFIPTITHTPLTDTENTAGPYTITATITSAQPLDVSSLKVHYGTTGSFTDSLLMTATANPNEYSAAIPGPLSNVNVRYYIIARDNSNGTATHPTGAPASFHQFHVGADVTPPVIVHTPRATFPRIQWPASIQAGVTDNLGVNHDSVRVDWSINAAPKAPFYMPRIGLTTNYAGTFPSDTTQVIVGDVIAYRITARDVATVPNLATSPPSGDHSFTIIASRGTVLVLDNDEVAAHASSKLRSPEDTPKGENSLVEAKSTPAGQITSAVNLAAALNTLGFTATLESAFTSNSATWSSYGLVISSSGSNLDPVANAPYRAALEAYVAGGGKLLVEGGEVEYDGASTPGYPTFAANVLHTIDWDADNAGSLQKLAGQAGHPIANIPNVLPTTLPIAYVGFASEDSYKPAAPAYIVYGVTAQPGNGGILVYDNTPSPQSAQIVLFGFDWKLVSDLATRTNLLENTVQYLLAPEAPPTSGVSGRVYIAAQSNYSGVTVTLSPGGASMVTDSTGNYAFSGQYAGTYTVSASKTGYRTANQTGVTLAQNSTVSHVNLVLYPEPIFQACLTPGTAIPDNNAVGVTSDMIVAPAFTVASVELSVNIPHTFIGDLIVELRHGATTVRVHNRTGGSLANLVRNYPSVNTPDGPGTLANFAGSPSNGTWTLFVSDNAGQDLGNIAQWCLTLHGVPDTTLAVAVTNPTAPSVAWLAPAQPNPVRASGTEIRFALPTSTHAALEIFDVSGRRVRTLVDGMLQAGTHSERWNGRDAAGRPVASGVYLYRLRAGSFTGTRRVVVVSQ; translated from the coding sequence ATGCACCGACATCTGCGTTCCATCCCGATCACGCGACTCGCCGCTCTCGCGATCGCAACGCTTCCGCTGCTCGCTGTGCTGCACGCCGCTCCGGCGTCAGCGAAGCGCGCGCCGGTGCGGGACGAAAAGTCCGCCGCGCTCACGGCCCGCAAGGCCTCCATGCGCGAGGCCGAGGCGCTCGAGCCCATGAAGGTCGAAGGCGCGATCCAGCGCCGTTTCGGCGCCGAGTCCGGCCTGCTGCGCCGCTACTGGCGCCACTCGGCCCCGGTCGCTCAGGCGCGCAACATCGCCCCGCAGCTGGCGGCGCGTGAGTTCCTGCTCGCCAACGCCGGATCGATCGGCTTCACGCCCGATCAGATCGAGCGCGATCTGGTGCTGGCCTACGAGAAGGGTTCGCCCTCCGGCACCCATCTGCGCTGGAACCAGACCTTCAACGGCGTCCCGGTCTATCGGTCGGAGATCGTCGTCAAGGTCGCGCCGTCGGGTGAGATCTCGTCGGTGCACAACAATCTGGTGATGGGTCTCGATCTCGCGACCAAGCCGACGCTCGGCAAGGCCGAAGCGCTCGCGCGCGCGATCGACGCCGTGCAGCCGACCGGCAAGCCGCTCGGCGAGTTCCAGGCCGAATTGGCGATCGTGAACTTCGCGTCACGGCCGCGTCTCGTCTACCGGGTCAGCGTTCCAGTCGAAGCGCCGATGGGCGACTGGGTGGTTTCAGTCGATGCGCAGTCCGGCTCGATCGTCGGCGTCGAAGACCAGATGGTCTACGCGACCGGCACCGGACAGGTGTTCGATCCGGATCCGGAGACCAAGCTCAACAACCCCTCGCTGCCGGACAACGCCGACGCCGACACCGGCATCCCGTTCCCCGGTGCTTACGACATTCGCACGCTGCTCGACATCACGAACACCGCCGGCACCTACAGCCTGTCGGGACCGTTCGCGCGCATCATCGAGTTCGAGTCGCCGGTCGTCACGCCCTACACCGCGACGCATCCGGACAGCTTCCGCTTCCAGCGCTCGGCGCAGGCGTTCGAAGACGTGATGGACTACTACCAGCTCGACAACTATCAGCGGTACATCCAGAGCCTCGGCTTCACGAACATCAACAACCGCGTGCAGGAAATGGACACGCACGGCCTGAGCGGCGCGGACAACTCGCACTACATCCCGTCGAACAAGCGCATCGCGTTCGGCGAAGGCGGCGTCGACGACGCCGAGGACACCGACATCGTGGTGCACGAGTACGGCCACTCGATCCAGGACAACATCGTTCCGGGCTGGGGTGGCGGGCAGGAAGGCGCGATGGGCGAAGGCTTCGGCGACTACATCGCCGGCTCGTACTCCCGCGATCTGTTCCCGCTCTACCAGCCGAACTTCGTGTTCAACTGGGACGGTCACAACGAGTTCTGGGACGGGCGCCTGCTGATCGACCCGACGCTCCACTACCCCGAGAACTGCTGCGGCGAAGTCCACGACTCGGGCACGCTGTGGTGCTCCGGCCTGACCGATGCCTGGCAGATCCTCGGCCGCACGGTCATGGATCGCGTCGTGTTCGACCACCACTTCGCACTCGGAACCTCGGCGACGATGGCGGACGCGGCCCAGCAGATCATCCAGTCCGACTTCGACCTCTATGGTGGCACGCACGTCGGCACGCTGGTGACGGTGTTCGATACCTGGGGCTTCGTGAACGCCGAGGACTTCATCCCGACGATCACGCATACGCCCCTCACCGACACCGAGAACACCGCGGGTCCCTACACCATCACGGCGACCATTACGTCGGCTCAGCCGCTCGACGTCTCGTCGCTCAAGGTGCACTACGGCACCACGGGCAGCTTCACCGACTCGCTCCTGATGACGGCGACCGCCAACCCGAACGAATACTCGGCGGCGATCCCGGGACCGCTCAGCAACGTGAACGTGCGGTACTACATCATCGCGCGCGACAATTCGAACGGCACGGCGACGCATCCGACCGGTGCGCCGGCTTCGTTCCATCAGTTCCACGTCGGCGCCGACGTCACGCCGCCGGTCATCGTGCACACGCCCCGCGCGACCTTCCCGCGCATTCAGTGGCCGGCCTCGATTCAGGCCGGAGTCACCGACAATTTGGGCGTGAACCACGACTCGGTGCGGGTCGACTGGAGCATCAACGCCGCTCCGAAGGCTCCGTTCTACATGCCGCGCATCGGACTGACCACCAACTACGCCGGCACCTTCCCGTCGGACACGACGCAGGTGATCGTGGGCGACGTGATCGCCTATCGCATCACGGCGCGTGACGTGGCGACGGTTCCGAACCTGGCGACGAGCCCGCCCTCGGGTGATCACAGCTTCACGATCATCGCGAGCCGCGGCACCGTGCTGGTGCTCGACAACGACGAAGTTGCGGCGCACGCGAGCTCCAAGCTGCGCAGCCCCGAGGACACGCCCAAGGGCGAGAACTCGCTGGTCGAGGCCAAGTCGACGCCGGCCGGGCAGATCACCTCGGCGGTCAACCTCGCCGCGGCGCTCAACACGCTCGGCTTCACGGCGACGCTCGAGTCCGCGTTCACCTCGAACTCGGCCACCTGGTCGAGCTACGGTCTGGTGATCTCGTCGAGCGGCAGCAATCTGGATCCGGTCGCCAACGCACCGTACCGCGCGGCACTCGAAGCCTACGTGGCGGGCGGCGGCAAGCTGCTCGTCGAGGGCGGTGAGGTCGAGTACGACGGAGCGAGCACGCCGGGCTACCCGACGTTCGCTGCGAACGTGCTGCACACCATCGATTGGGACGCCGACAACGCCGGCTCGCTCCAGAAGCTGGCGGGTCAGGCCGGTCATCCGATCGCGAACATCCCGAACGTGCTGCCGACCACGCTCCCGATCGCCTACGTGGGATTCGCGAGCGAGGACTCGTACAAGCCGGCCGCGCCCGCATACATCGTGTACGGCGTGACGGCGCAGCCGGGCAACGGCGGCATTCTGGTGTACGACAACACGCCGTCACCGCAGAGTGCCCAGATCGTGCTGTTCGGATTCGACTGGAAGCTCGTGTCCGACCTTGCGACCCGCACCAACCTGCTCGAGAACACGGTGCAGTACCTGCTGGCCCCCGAAGCGCCGCCGACCAGTGGCGTGTCGGGTCGGGTCTACATCGCGGCGCAGTCGAACTACTCGGGCGTGACGGTGACTCTGTCTCCGGGCGGTGCGTCGATGGTGACGGATTCGACCGGCAACTACGCGTTCTCGGGCCAGTACGCGGGGACCTATACGGTGAGCGCGTCCAAGACCGGCTATCGGACCGCGAACCAGACCGGCGTCACGCTGGCGCAGAACTCGACCGTCTCTCACGTCAACCTGGTCCTCTACCCGGAGCCGATCTTCCAGGCATGCCTCACGCCTGGCACCGCGATTCCGGACAACAATGCGGTCGGCGTGACCAGCGACATGATCGTGGCGCCTGCGTTCACGGTCGCGTCGGTCGAGCTGTCGGTGAACATTCCGCACACCTTCATCGGCGACCTGATCGTGGAACTCCGTCACGGTGCGACCACCGTGCGGGTCCACAACCGGACCGGTGGATCGCTGGCGAACCTGGTGCGGAATTATCCGTCGGTGAACACGCCGGACGGACCCGGAACGCTCGCGAACTTCGCGGGCAGTCCGTCGAACGGCACCTGGACGCTGTTCGTCTCGGATAACGCCGGCCAGGACCTCGGCAACATCGCGCAGTGGTGCCTGACGCTGCATGGCGTTCCGGACACCACGCTGGCGGTGGCGGTCACGAATCCGACCGCGCCGTCGGTGGCGTGGCTCGCTCCGGCACAGCCGAATCCGGTGCGTGCGAGTGGAACCGAGATCCGCTTCGCGCTGCCCACCTCGACGCACGCCGCACTCGAGATCTTCGATGTGAGCGGACGCCGGGTGCGCACGCTGGTGGATGGCATGCTGCAGGCCGGCACTCACAGCGAGCGCTGGAACGGCCGCGATGCCGCGGGACGCCCGGTTGCCTCGGGGGTCTATCTCTACCGCCTGCGGGCCGGAAGCTTCACCGGCACACGCCGCGTGGTGGTGGTGAGCCAGTAG
- a CDS encoding porin family protein: MKFKSLILATAIMVCSVGAANAAGSFWLGANAGGAIPSGDFGDAAATGWNLGAVGTYMVNDQWGFGGDVGYHAWNGSEDLNASFGPNAEVKLSAIQATGHAVMLIPSNSNMKPYAKAGVGLYNLKGTSSGGTSTLDSSESKLGFNFGGGMNFISSGNMMWGLNGAYHMVPVDDPGADVNEFTLGVNLMWGMNGK; encoded by the coding sequence ATGAAGTTCAAGTCTCTGATCCTTGCGACGGCGATCATGGTCTGTAGCGTGGGTGCCGCGAATGCCGCGGGCTCGTTCTGGCTCGGCGCGAACGCCGGCGGTGCGATTCCCAGCGGTGACTTCGGCGATGCCGCCGCGACCGGCTGGAACCTCGGCGCGGTCGGGACCTACATGGTCAACGACCAGTGGGGATTTGGTGGCGATGTGGGCTACCACGCGTGGAACGGCTCGGAAGATCTCAATGCGTCCTTCGGGCCGAATGCCGAAGTGAAGTTGAGCGCGATTCAGGCCACGGGCCACGCGGTCATGCTCATCCCGTCGAATAGCAACATGAAGCCCTACGCCAAGGCGGGTGTGGGACTCTACAACCTGAAGGGCACCTCGAGCGGCGGAACGAGCACGCTGGACAGCTCGGAGAGCAAGCTCGGATTCAACTTCGGTGGCGGTATGAACTTCATCTCGAGCGGGAACATGATGTGGGGCCTGAATGGCGCCTATCACATGGTTCCTGTGGACGACCCGGGCGCCGACGTCAATGAGTTCACGCTCGGCGTCAACCTGATGTGGGGAATGAACGGCAAGTAG
- a CDS encoding CoA-acylating methylmalonate-semialdehyde dehydrogenase, giving the protein MTAPREQTLANGSDTTTTARTLQNFVGGRWVDSSATQFGEVRNPANHQLLARVPMGGAADVDRAVKAALAAYPAWRATPPVHRVRPLFVLRGLMEKYLDDIARIVTLEHGKTLDESRNSVRRAIDNVEVACGIPSLMQGRALEDIATGIDCYTYRQPMGVFAAITPFNFPAMVPMWFLPHAIACGNTFIVKPSERVPMSQVRIFELLHEAGIPDGVVNMVNGAKDAVDGILDHPGIAGVSFVGSSPIAHYIYKRGAEQGKRVQALGGAKNFVLVMPDADMNRAAQVSSESCFGCAGERCLANSVVLAVGSAYDEMTKRLVDEARKIKVGDGLESGVTMGPVISQPHREKVLGYIEKGVAEGAKLALDGRAFKDPKNPDGYFLGPSIFIDVKPDMVIAREEIFGPVLCVMKAGTFEEAVEIVKRHELGNASSIFTSSGKWAREYRWHVEPSMLGVNIGVAAPMAFFPFGGAKGSFYGDLKAHGLDAIEFYTDKKVSITRWF; this is encoded by the coding sequence ATGACGGCACCTCGCGAGCAGACGCTGGCCAATGGCAGCGACACCACGACCACCGCGCGCACGCTGCAGAACTTCGTGGGCGGGCGCTGGGTCGATTCGAGCGCCACCCAGTTCGGCGAGGTGCGCAACCCCGCGAACCACCAGCTGCTCGCCCGCGTTCCGATGGGCGGAGCGGCCGACGTGGACCGCGCGGTCAAGGCGGCGCTCGCAGCCTACCCCGCGTGGCGCGCCACTCCTCCGGTCCATCGCGTGCGCCCGCTGTTCGTGCTGCGCGGGCTCATGGAGAAATACCTCGACGACATCGCCCGCATCGTGACGCTCGAGCACGGCAAGACGCTCGACGAGTCGCGCAACAGCGTGCGGCGTGCGATCGACAACGTCGAAGTGGCGTGCGGCATTCCGTCGCTCATGCAGGGGCGCGCGCTCGAGGACATCGCGACCGGCATCGACTGCTACACCTATCGCCAGCCGATGGGCGTGTTCGCGGCGATCACGCCGTTCAACTTCCCGGCCATGGTGCCGATGTGGTTCCTCCCGCACGCGATCGCGTGCGGGAACACCTTCATCGTCAAGCCGAGCGAGCGCGTGCCGATGTCGCAGGTCCGAATCTTCGAGCTGCTGCACGAGGCCGGCATTCCCGACGGCGTGGTCAACATGGTCAACGGCGCCAAGGATGCAGTCGACGGAATCCTCGATCATCCCGGGATCGCCGGCGTCTCGTTCGTCGGAAGCTCGCCGATCGCTCACTACATCTACAAGCGCGGCGCCGAGCAGGGGAAGCGCGTGCAGGCGCTGGGCGGCGCCAAGAACTTCGTGCTGGTGATGCCGGATGCCGACATGAATCGCGCCGCGCAGGTCAGCAGCGAGTCGTGCTTCGGTTGCGCCGGTGAGCGTTGCCTGGCGAACAGCGTCGTGCTGGCGGTGGGCTCGGCCTACGACGAGATGACGAAGCGGCTCGTGGACGAGGCCAGGAAGATCAAGGTCGGCGACGGCCTCGAATCCGGCGTCACGATGGGCCCGGTGATCTCGCAGCCGCATCGCGAGAAGGTGCTGGGCTATATCGAGAAGGGCGTCGCGGAGGGTGCCAAGCTGGCGCTCGACGGTCGCGCCTTCAAGGACCCCAAAAACCCCGATGGCTACTTCCTCGGACCCTCGATCTTCATCGACGTGAAACCCGACATGGTGATCGCACGCGAAGAGATCTTCGGACCGGTGCTGTGCGTGATGAAGGCCGGCACGTTCGAAGAGGCGGTCGAGATCGTGAAGCGCCACGAGCTGGGCAACGCCTCGAGCATCTTCACCTCGAGCGGCAAGTGGGCGCGCGAGTATCGCTGGCACGTCGAGCCCAGCATGCTGGGCGTGAACATCGGCGTCGCGGCCCCGATGGCGTTCTTCCCGTTCGGCGGCGCCAAGGGCAGCTTCTACGGCGATCTCAAGGCACACGGTCTCGACGCGATCGAGTTCTACACCGACAAGAAGGTCTCGATCACTCGCTGGTTCTAG
- a CDS encoding acyltransferase, translated as MPRKLIGGLIQCSNPLNDESQPVEKIKQAMFDKHVPFIEEAGKKGVQILCLQEIFNGPYFCPGQDKRWYDSAESVPGPTTDAIAKIASRYKMAVVVPVYEKDMPGVLYNTAAVYDADGSYLGKYRKNHIPHTSGFWEKFFFKPGNLGYPVFQTRYAKIGVYICYDRHFPEGARALGLNGAEIVFNPSATVAGLSQYLWKLEQPAHAVANGYFVGAINRTGTEAPWNLGKFYGSSYFVDPRGNFLAQANEDDDALVVAEMDLDLISEVRNIWQFYRDRRPETYEPLTAL; from the coding sequence ATGCCGCGCAAGCTGATCGGCGGTTTGATCCAGTGCAGCAATCCGTTGAACGACGAGTCGCAGCCCGTCGAGAAGATCAAGCAGGCGATGTTCGACAAGCACGTGCCGTTCATCGAGGAAGCCGGCAAGAAGGGCGTTCAGATCCTGTGCCTGCAGGAGATCTTCAACGGACCGTACTTCTGCCCCGGGCAGGACAAGCGCTGGTACGACTCGGCTGAGTCGGTGCCGGGTCCGACCACCGACGCGATTGCGAAAATCGCCTCCAGGTACAAGATGGCGGTGGTGGTGCCGGTATACGAGAAGGACATGCCGGGCGTGCTCTACAACACCGCCGCGGTCTACGACGCCGACGGCAGCTACCTTGGCAAGTACCGCAAGAACCACATCCCGCACACCTCGGGGTTCTGGGAGAAGTTCTTCTTCAAGCCCGGTAATCTCGGCTACCCGGTGTTCCAGACCCGCTACGCGAAGATCGGCGTGTACATCTGCTACGACCGCCACTTCCCCGAGGGCGCACGAGCACTGGGCCTGAACGGCGCCGAGATCGTGTTCAATCCGAGCGCCACGGTGGCGGGACTCTCGCAGTACCTGTGGAAGCTCGAGCAGCCGGCGCATGCGGTGGCGAATGGATACTTCGTGGGCGCGATCAATCGCACCGGCACCGAAGCGCCCTGGAACCTGGGCAAGTTCTACGGCTCGTCCTACTTCGTGGACCCGCGCGGCAACTTCCTCGCGCAGGCCAACGAAGACGACGACGCGCTGGTGGTCGCCGAGATGGACCTGGACCTGATCAGTGAAGTGCGGAACATCTGGCAGTTCTACCGCGACCGGCGTCCCGAGACCTACGAGCCACTGACCGCCCTGTGA
- a CDS encoding glyoxalase, with protein MSTSPRIDRVLETALYVDDMERAVAFYRDVLGLTALSTGERLSAFDANGATVLLLFRRGATAEGFKWEDGFIPPHDGAGPLHIAFAIGREAVEQWATTLGEHGVQVESRVSWERGGKSLYFRDPDGHSLELVTPGTWANY; from the coding sequence GTGAGCACCAGCCCCCGCATCGATCGCGTCCTCGAGACCGCGCTGTACGTCGACGACATGGAACGCGCCGTCGCGTTTTATCGCGACGTGCTGGGTCTGACGGCGCTCTCGACCGGCGAGCGGCTGTCGGCGTTCGACGCGAACGGTGCGACCGTGCTGCTGCTGTTCCGACGTGGCGCGACGGCCGAGGGCTTCAAGTGGGAGGACGGGTTCATCCCGCCGCACGACGGCGCGGGGCCGCTGCACATCGCGTTCGCCATCGGGCGCGAGGCGGTCGAGCAGTGGGCCACCACACTCGGTGAGCACGGCGTCCAGGTCGAGAGCCGCGTGAGCTGGGAGCGCGGCGGGAAGAGCCTGTACTTTCGCGATCCCGATGGACACTCGCTCGAACTCGTCACACCCGGGACCTGGGCGAACTACTGA
- the hydA gene encoding dihydropyrimidinase: protein MGLLIKNGEVVNAGERFGADVRCDDGRISEMASRLEPRTGDTVIDALGKYVMPGFIDPHVHMELPFMGTVSADDFETGTASGVAGGTTCIIDFCIPAPGESMLAALATWQMRASKAVADYTFHMAITSWGPKSADEMRSVVQDHGITSFKVFMAYKGAIMVDDGALYDVMQHAAKLGAVVTVHAENGEAVWHLQRALLARGCTGPEFHPVSRPSSVEGEATERALMMARLHGATAYIVHMTCRESMQALERAKLRGQHCYGETCPQYLLLDDTVFDKPDFGGSAYVMSPPIRPPGQGHHEALWSGLTNRLLDSVGTDHCPFLHEQKKAGLEDFTKIPNGAAGIEDRLVMLHTYGVLGRHFDLCRMVELGSAAPARIFGLTSKGSVAVGKDADLVVFDPAAKGTRSARTHHSKADRSIFEGFETVGRIASTIVAGAVAFDGTKLMTTRGSGRLLTRKPTHFAHHPEVTL from the coding sequence GTGGGCCTGCTGATCAAGAACGGCGAAGTCGTCAACGCGGGTGAGCGCTTTGGGGCCGACGTGAGGTGCGACGACGGTCGGATCTCGGAGATGGCGTCGCGGCTCGAGCCCCGCACCGGCGACACGGTGATCGACGCGCTCGGCAAGTACGTGATGCCGGGCTTCATCGACCCGCACGTGCACATGGAACTGCCGTTCATGGGCACCGTCTCCGCCGACGACTTCGAGACCGGCACCGCGTCGGGAGTCGCAGGCGGCACCACCTGCATCATCGACTTCTGCATTCCGGCGCCCGGCGAGTCGATGCTCGCAGCACTCGCGACCTGGCAGATGCGCGCCTCGAAAGCAGTCGCCGACTACACCTTCCACATGGCGATCACGTCGTGGGGGCCCAAGTCGGCCGACGAAATGCGCTCGGTGGTTCAAGACCACGGCATCACGAGCTTCAAGGTGTTCATGGCCTACAAGGGCGCCATCATGGTGGACGACGGCGCGCTCTATGATGTGATGCAGCATGCAGCGAAGCTCGGCGCCGTGGTGACCGTGCACGCCGAGAACGGCGAAGCGGTGTGGCATCTGCAGCGCGCGCTGCTCGCGAGGGGCTGCACCGGGCCTGAGTTTCATCCGGTCTCGCGCCCCAGTTCGGTCGAGGGCGAAGCGACGGAGCGCGCACTCATGATGGCGCGGCTTCACGGCGCCACCGCCTATATCGTCCACATGACGTGCCGCGAATCCATGCAGGCACTGGAGCGCGCCAAGCTGCGCGGCCAGCACTGCTATGGCGAGACCTGCCCGCAGTACTTGCTGCTCGACGACACCGTGTTCGACAAGCCCGACTTCGGCGGCTCTGCGTACGTCATGAGCCCGCCCATTCGGCCTCCGGGTCAGGGCCACCACGAAGCACTGTGGAGCGGACTCACCAATCGCCTGCTCGACTCAGTCGGCACCGATCACTGCCCGTTTCTGCACGAGCAGAAGAAGGCAGGTCTCGAGGACTTCACGAAAATTCCGAACGGTGCCGCCGGCATCGAGGATCGTCTGGTCATGCTGCACACCTACGGTGTGCTGGGGCGTCACTTCGACCTGTGCCGCATGGTCGAGCTCGGCAGCGCCGCTCCCGCACGCATCTTCGGGCTCACGTCCAAGGGCTCGGTCGCGGTCGGCAAGGATGCGGACCTGGTGGTCTTCGACCCCGCGGCCAAGGGCACGCGCAGCGCCAGGACCCATCACTCGAAGGCAGATCGAAGCATCTTCGAGGGCTTCGAGACCGTCGGGCGCATCGCCTCGACCATCGTGGCCGGAGCGGTGGCGTTCGACGGCACGAAGCTCATGACGACCCGCGGAAGCGGTCGGCTGCTCACGCGCAAACCCACGCACTTCGCCCACCATCCGGAGGTCACGCTGTGA